The genome window GCTCCTGTCGGTGGCCACCGCTCTCGCGCTGGTGTGGTTGGGCGCCTCGCCCTCGGCCGCCTCGCTGCTGCCCGCTGCCCTGGTGGTCGGGGCCGTGTCGGTGCTGGCCCAGGTCCTCGTGCCTTTTGCCGCGTCCCTGGCGTCGGCGGAGGAGCGGGGCCAGGTGGTGGGCATGGTGATGAGCGGGCTGTTGATCGGCGTGCTGCTGGCCCGCACCGTGGCCGGGTACCTGGCCGAGACGGGCACCTGGCGGGTCGTGTACTTCGTCGCCGCCGGGGCCATGGTGGTGCAGGCCGTGGTCCTCTATGTCCGGCTGCCGACCTACCGCGAGCGCACCGACCTCTCGTACCCGCGACTGATCGGCTCGGTGGTGACCCTCCTCCGGGAGGAGCCGGTCCTGCGCCTCCGCTCGATCTACGGGCTGTTCTCCTTCGGCACCTTCAGCGTCCTGTGGACCTCACTGGCGTTCCTCCTG of Acidimicrobiales bacterium contains these proteins:
- a CDS encoding MFS transporter, which translates into the protein MATATRTGPGPDARMDRGLVTVMAVATGLAVANNYYAQPLLPAIGRSLHLGPGVAGLIVTVAQVGYALGLVLLLPLGDLVERRRLVSLLSVATALALVWLGASPSAASLLPAALVVGAVSVLAQVLVPFAASLASAEERGQVVGMVMSGLLIGVLLARTVAGYLAETGTWRVVYFVAAGAMVVQAVVLYVRLPTYRERTDLSYPRLIGSVVTLLREEPVLRLRSIYGLFSFGTFSVLWTSLAFLL